In Kangiella koreensis DSM 16069, a single window of DNA contains:
- the epmB gene encoding EF-P beta-lysylation protein EpmB, with amino-acid sequence MIQNLQILPRNDSYWQEREWKKLLSQAISSPFELLSRLNLTTDDLPYTVLAEHQFMQKVPAPFVECMEKGNPNDPLLRQVLAVSDENQEVAGFVPDPLQEQNSEVPGLLHKYRSRVLVMLSTACAINCRYCFRREFPYQEHQAGRNGWQPIFDYLTAHPEINEVILSGGDPLAVNDSYLKDFIQQLERIPSIIRLRIHTRLPLVIPQRVTQGLIDALLQTRLQTVVVLHINHPNEMGELFAQAVRRLHQNGIHLLNQSVLLDGVNNNSSTLAELSEKLFAHHILPYYLHQLDKVRGAHHFAVEEAQAIKIMQELNTRLAGFLVPKLVREEAGKTSKTPIDLGLLTLDNQ; translated from the coding sequence ATGATTCAAAACCTGCAGATTCTACCGCGAAATGATTCATATTGGCAGGAGCGAGAGTGGAAAAAGTTGCTGTCTCAGGCAATTTCTTCGCCTTTTGAGCTCTTGTCTCGATTAAATCTTACAACAGACGATCTTCCCTATACGGTTTTGGCTGAGCACCAATTTATGCAAAAAGTGCCGGCTCCTTTTGTCGAATGCATGGAAAAAGGCAATCCAAATGATCCTCTGTTACGGCAGGTTTTAGCTGTAAGTGATGAAAATCAGGAGGTTGCCGGCTTTGTGCCGGATCCTCTACAGGAGCAAAACTCTGAGGTGCCGGGACTTCTACATAAGTACCGTTCACGGGTTCTAGTAATGTTATCCACCGCCTGTGCGATCAATTGTCGCTATTGCTTTAGACGTGAGTTTCCTTATCAAGAACACCAAGCGGGTCGCAATGGCTGGCAGCCTATTTTCGACTATTTAACCGCGCACCCTGAAATTAACGAGGTCATTCTGAGCGGTGGCGACCCTTTAGCCGTCAATGACTCTTACTTGAAAGACTTTATTCAGCAGCTAGAAAGAATTCCTTCTATAATTCGCCTACGCATCCACACTCGCCTGCCACTGGTAATTCCACAACGTGTTACTCAAGGCTTGATTGACGCACTGCTCCAAACTCGCCTGCAAACTGTTGTAGTGCTCCATATCAACCACCCCAATGAAATGGGTGAGCTTTTTGCTCAAGCAGTAAGAAGATTACATCAAAACGGCATCCACCTCTTGAACCAAAGCGTCCTTTTGGACGGAGTTAACAACAATAGCTCTACTTTGGCAGAACTTAGTGAGAAGTTATTTGCTCACCATATACTACCTTATTATCTACATCAGCTTGACAAGGTAAGAGGTGCTCACCATTTTGCCGTTGAAGAAGCACAAGCCATAAAGATTATGCAGGAGCTCAATACTCGCCTTGCGGGATTTCTGGTGCCCAAACTGGTTCGAGAAGAAGCCGGCAAAACCAGCAAAACCCCTATTGATTTGGGCTTATTAACTTTAGATAATCAATAA
- the efp gene encoding elongation factor P, with amino-acid sequence MGTITTNDIRNGTKIMLDGEPCTVVDNQFVRPGKGQAFSKTKVLYLLTGRTVEKTFKSGESIETADVMDTEMEYLYNDGEFWYFMDPNTFEQVSADKNAVSDKAVYLIEQDKCSITLWNGNPIDVTPPNFVVLEVTDTDPGLRGDTSGGGSKPATMHTGAVVKVPLFVNIGDKLKVDTRTGDYVSRA; translated from the coding sequence ATGGGAACAATTACCACTAACGACATACGAAATGGTACAAAAATAATGCTAGACGGCGAACCTTGTACGGTTGTCGACAACCAATTCGTCCGTCCAGGTAAAGGCCAAGCCTTCAGTAAAACCAAAGTATTATACTTGCTAACAGGCCGCACCGTCGAAAAAACTTTTAAATCCGGTGAAAGCATCGAAACAGCAGACGTTATGGATACCGAGATGGAATACCTCTACAACGATGGTGAGTTCTGGTACTTCATGGACCCAAATACCTTCGAGCAAGTATCAGCCGATAAAAATGCCGTTAGCGACAAAGCTGTATACCTGATCGAGCAAGATAAATGCTCAATTACATTATGGAACGGTAATCCAATTGATGTAACACCACCAAACTTTGTAGTACTTGAAGTTACCGATACCGACCCAGGCTTGCGTGGCGACACTTCAGGCGGTGGTTCAAAACCAGCCACCATGCATACAGGCGCAGTAGTGAAAGTGCCTTTGTTTGTGAATATTGGTGATAAATTGAAAGTTGATACGCGCACTGGCGATTACGTTTCACGCGCCTAG
- the epmA gene encoding elongation factor P--(R)-beta-lysine ligase, with protein MTDWKPSASLQNLKNRAVLMATVRHFFAERGVLEVDTPALSHHGVTDRYMRSMTAEVSSTESGFLQTSPEYAMKRLLADGSGSIYQICKAFRQDEVGAKHNPEFTMLEWYRLGFDHFQLMDDVFELVSEVLGLKKRRDLSYQQAFIEFLDFDPLSITDEALELFARSNLGSLPNELERDDFLSLLFEDKIEPQLGLNGSVCFIYDYPASQAALARISKLDPRVAHRFELYIEGIELANGFYELADSSQQLARFEADNSWRKNNGLAEIAIDQHFIAALEYGLPDCSGVALGLDRLLMIKLDTKEIQDVIAFPWDRA; from the coding sequence ATGACCGACTGGAAACCTTCAGCTTCACTACAAAACCTTAAAAACCGAGCAGTGTTGATGGCCACTGTCCGTCACTTTTTTGCTGAGCGTGGTGTGCTTGAGGTGGATACACCTGCTTTATCTCATCATGGAGTGACCGATCGTTACATGCGGTCAATGACCGCAGAGGTTAGCTCAACAGAGTCAGGATTTCTTCAAACTTCACCAGAATATGCCATGAAACGTTTATTGGCAGATGGTTCCGGTTCAATCTATCAAATATGTAAAGCCTTTCGGCAGGATGAGGTCGGGGCTAAGCACAACCCAGAATTCACCATGCTGGAATGGTATCGATTGGGCTTTGATCATTTTCAATTGATGGATGATGTCTTTGAGCTCGTTTCCGAGGTGCTGGGGCTGAAGAAGCGGCGAGATCTGAGCTATCAGCAGGCTTTTATTGAGTTCCTTGATTTCGATCCATTATCCATTACTGATGAAGCGCTTGAGCTATTTGCTCGTTCTAATCTGGGGAGTCTTCCTAATGAGTTGGAAAGAGATGACTTTCTAAGTCTATTGTTCGAGGACAAGATTGAACCTCAGTTAGGATTGAATGGATCTGTTTGCTTTATCTATGATTACCCAGCCAGCCAGGCTGCTTTGGCGCGAATTTCAAAGTTGGATCCACGAGTTGCTCATCGTTTTGAGCTGTACATTGAGGGTATAGAGTTGGCCAATGGCTTTTATGAGCTGGCTGACAGTTCCCAGCAGCTAGCTCGCTTTGAAGCGGATAATAGTTGGCGTAAAAACAATGGGTTAGCAGAAATAGCCATTGACCAACACTTTATTGCAGCATTGGAATACGGTTTGCCTGATTGCTCTGGTGTTGCTTTAGGGCTGGATCGTTTATTGATGATCAAACTCGATACCAAGGAGATTCAAGACGTCATTGCTTTTCCTTGGGACCGAGCCTAA